One window from the genome of Bacillus weihaiensis encodes:
- a CDS encoding DUF3899 domain-containing protein: protein MPVKKTFTLVIVSICATFLLSFLNYQELTLLHFINISFYFGLSFLLIAAFTMTVKGGFFDGITYGFRRMFTSKGKELTKQEVNEMIPVSELLSFDHAPFLFSGLIIIGFMLLGLFIHYL, encoded by the coding sequence TTGCCTGTAAAAAAAACATTTACGCTTGTTATTGTATCTATCTGTGCAACATTCTTACTTTCTTTTTTGAATTACCAAGAATTAACTTTACTTCATTTTATTAATATTTCTTTTTACTTTGGATTATCCTTTCTTTTAATCGCCGCCTTTACAATGACGGTTAAAGGTGGCTTCTTCGACGGCATTACCTATGGATTTAGAAGAATGTTTACCTCTAAAGGAAAAGAACTGACAAAACAAGAGGTAAATGAAATGATTCCTGTTTCTGAGTTACTAAGCTTTGATCATGCTCCTTTTCTATTTAGCGGCTTGATTATCATCGGTTTCATGCTTTTAGGTCTTTTCATTCATTATTTATAA
- the trpS gene encoding tryptophan--tRNA ligase has translation MKKTIFSGIQPSGSVTLGNYIGALKQFVDLQEEYDCYFCIVDQHAITVAQDRLALRKNIRSLAALYIAVGVDPEKVTLFIQSEVPAHAQAGWMLQCVAYIGELERMTQFKDKSHGKEAVSAGLLTYPPLMAADILLYSTDLVPVGEDQKQHLELTRDLAERFNKKYNDIFTIPEVRIPKVGARVMSLVDPTKKMSKSDPNPKGFITLLDEPKVIEKKIKSAVTDSEGIVKFDKEHKPGISNLLSIYSIFSGETIEQLEAKYEGKGYGEFKQDVANIVVDTLAPIQERYHELMESDELDLILDRGAEKANAVARKMVKKMENAMGLGRKRK, from the coding sequence ATGAAGAAAACAATCTTTTCAGGTATTCAGCCTAGTGGATCTGTTACACTTGGCAACTATATTGGAGCATTAAAACAATTCGTGGACTTACAAGAAGAATATGATTGTTATTTTTGTATTGTTGACCAGCACGCGATAACAGTTGCTCAAGACCGATTAGCACTTAGAAAAAACATTAGAAGTCTTGCTGCTCTATATATAGCTGTTGGAGTGGATCCAGAAAAAGTAACCTTATTTATTCAATCAGAGGTTCCTGCACACGCTCAAGCAGGATGGATGCTTCAATGTGTTGCTTATATTGGGGAGCTTGAAAGAATGACACAATTTAAAGATAAATCACATGGAAAAGAGGCGGTTTCTGCTGGGCTCTTAACATATCCTCCATTGATGGCTGCCGATATCCTTCTCTATTCAACAGATTTAGTACCGGTTGGAGAGGATCAAAAACAGCATTTAGAGCTTACTCGAGATTTAGCTGAACGATTTAATAAAAAATACAATGACATTTTCACCATTCCAGAGGTTCGTATCCCTAAAGTTGGTGCAAGAGTGATGTCTCTTGTTGATCCGACGAAAAAAATGAGTAAGTCTGATCCAAACCCTAAAGGATTTATCACCCTTCTTGACGAGCCAAAAGTAATTGAGAAGAAAATTAAAAGTGCCGTTACTGACTCTGAAGGAATTGTTAAATTTGATAAAGAGCATAAGCCAGGTATTTCTAATCTTTTATCTATTTATAGTATCTTCTCAGGAGAAACCATTGAACAGCTTGAGGCTAAATATGAAGGAAAAGGATATGGAGAATTTAAACAGGATGTCGCAAATATAGTTGTTGATACTCTTGCACCAATTCAAGAAAGATATCATGAGTTAATGGAGTCCGATGAGCTTGATCTTATTCTTGACCGTGGAGCTGAAAAAGCGAATGCTGTTGCTAGAAAAATGGTAAAGAAAATGGAGAATGCAATGGGACTTGGACGCAAACGAAAGTAA
- a CDS encoding YjbA family protein, with protein sequence MLFLHDVWVNWFEGEENGYNVCHFHEWRKDDSVELLDQVPLIKVKSLLFDYIENNLSELPPGLLKDIYQKAYIRKNHERIQLDYCFVVTDGVGIIVVDTIGYTIPIRKSRIIPRQEQLVFEMIKDIEPVEFSTDVYQDESAVKQYHILSLSPEHMRGLTRKERQLKQLLFMALDQLQATKNAAEVKYWYTEWNPSMYEDIQQSEFDEVWNKLYEETLYGWSKKHIQLCERLIKGQPFFEKLWDMEHESKVN encoded by the coding sequence ATGTTATTTCTTCATGATGTTTGGGTGAACTGGTTTGAAGGTGAAGAGAACGGATATAACGTTTGTCATTTCCATGAATGGAGAAAAGATGACAGTGTTGAGTTATTAGACCAAGTTCCCCTAATAAAGGTTAAGTCTTTGCTTTTCGATTACATAGAAAACAATTTATCTGAGTTGCCACCTGGTTTATTAAAAGATATTTATCAGAAGGCTTATATTCGTAAAAACCATGAAAGAATTCAATTAGACTATTGTTTTGTAGTGACAGATGGCGTGGGAATTATTGTTGTAGATACGATTGGCTATACAATTCCAATTCGAAAAAGTAGAATCATTCCACGACAGGAGCAGTTAGTTTTTGAGATGATAAAAGATATTGAACCAGTAGAGTTTTCAACTGATGTGTATCAAGATGAATCAGCTGTTAAGCAATATCACATTCTCTCGCTATCTCCAGAGCATATGAGAGGACTGACGAGAAAAGAAAGACAGCTAAAACAATTATTATTTATGGCCCTTGACCAATTACAAGCGACGAAGAATGCCGCAGAGGTTAAGTATTGGTACACGGAATGGAATCCTTCCATGTATGAGGATATCCAGCAAAGTGAATTCGATGAAGTGTGGAATAAGCTTTATGAAGAAACGCTATATGGGTGGTCAAAAAAGCATATTCAATTGTGTGAACGCCTAATAAAAGGACAACCTTTCTTTGAAAAGCTCTGGGATATGGAGCATGAATCGAAGGTGAATTAA
- a CDS encoding DUF2268 domain-containing protein: MTVIDTIEWLTESPLKIDVCKKLQPYFSSMKPHEISKYLQSFGMYRHTTHIDLWLEKKKNEKVSSYVKRLEKDYKAKWGGPEVPIFILPADDDNRKINNEYFGRSGLAFHNKLFLFLTIEVRKEDLTSLFLHEYHHVSRLSQITKRKMEKDFTIIDAILMEGLAENAVREELGEEYVASWAKKYSNEQCERFYQTIIIKNKEITRDTPLFSQILYGTGFYPSMVGYSVGYFLVKKYMDKTGKKTKDLLGYSSEEFI, encoded by the coding sequence GTGACTGTAATAGATACTATAGAGTGGCTAACAGAATCCCCCTTAAAGATAGATGTTTGCAAGAAACTACAACCGTATTTCTCTTCAATGAAGCCTCATGAAATATCAAAGTACCTACAATCATTTGGAATGTACCGCCATACAACACATATTGATTTGTGGCTTGAAAAAAAGAAGAATGAGAAAGTTTCTTCCTATGTAAAGCGATTAGAAAAAGACTATAAAGCGAAGTGGGGAGGTCCAGAGGTTCCTATATTTATTCTACCTGCTGATGATGATAATCGAAAAATAAACAATGAATATTTTGGGAGATCAGGACTGGCTTTTCATAATAAGCTGTTTTTGTTTTTAACAATTGAGGTAAGAAAAGAGGATCTAACCTCGCTATTTCTCCATGAGTACCACCATGTCAGTCGATTATCACAGATTACAAAAAGAAAGATGGAAAAGGATTTCACTATCATTGACGCCATCTTAATGGAAGGTTTAGCTGAAAACGCTGTGAGAGAAGAGCTTGGTGAAGAATACGTGGCGTCATGGGCAAAAAAATATTCCAATGAACAGTGTGAGCGATTTTATCAGACGATCATTATCAAAAATAAGGAGATTACAAGAGATACACCATTATTTTCGCAAATTTTGTACGGTACAGGTTTTTATCCATCAATGGTTGGTTATTCAGTAGGATACTTTTTAGTAAAAAAATATATGGACAAAACAGGTAAGAAGACGAAGGATTTGTTAGGCTACTCTTCGGAAGAATTTATCTAG
- the fabF gene encoding beta-ketoacyl-ACP synthase II: MEKKRVVVTGLGALSPIGNDVETMWQNAINGVSGIGPITRVDASQFPAKVAAELKDFKIEEYMDKKDARKMDRFTQYAVVSSLMAVKDANLEITDENANRIGVWIGSGIGGMETFEQQYKLLLEKGPRRVSPFFVPMLIPDMATGQVSIALGAKGFNSCTVTACATGTNSIGDAYRVIERGEADVMISGGTEAPLTEMSFAGFSANKALSTNPDPKTASRPFDQDRDGFVMGEGAGILVLEELEHALARGAKIYAEIVGYGATGDAHHITAPAPNGEGGARAMKQAIDGSGLQAEEIDYINAHGTSTPYNDKFETLAIKEVFGEHANKLAISSTKSMTGHLLGAAGGVEAIFSILAIKEGIIPPTINYNTPDPECDLDYVPNESRKQDVQVALSNSLGFGGHNATIIFKKYENE, from the coding sequence ATGGAAAAAAAACGTGTAGTAGTAACGGGCTTAGGAGCTCTTTCTCCAATAGGAAATGACGTGGAAACAATGTGGCAAAATGCCATAAATGGTGTTTCAGGAATCGGACCTATTACAAGAGTTGATGCTAGTCAGTTCCCAGCCAAGGTTGCTGCAGAACTTAAAGATTTTAAGATTGAAGAGTATATGGACAAAAAAGATGCAAGAAAAATGGACCGATTTACACAATACGCAGTCGTTTCATCTTTAATGGCTGTAAAAGATGCTAATTTAGAAATTACGGATGAAAATGCTAACCGTATAGGTGTATGGATCGGTTCTGGTATCGGCGGAATGGAGACGTTCGAACAGCAATATAAGCTTCTACTAGAGAAGGGACCTCGTCGAGTTAGTCCTTTCTTCGTACCAATGCTTATTCCAGATATGGCGACAGGTCAGGTATCTATTGCCTTAGGTGCTAAAGGATTTAATTCTTGTACGGTAACGGCATGTGCAACGGGAACGAACTCAATTGGTGACGCCTATCGCGTCATTGAAAGAGGAGAAGCAGATGTAATGATCTCAGGAGGAACTGAGGCGCCTTTAACTGAAATGTCATTTGCAGGATTCTCAGCAAACAAGGCTCTATCAACAAATCCAGATCCTAAAACAGCAAGCAGACCATTTGACCAAGATCGTGATGGTTTCGTTATGGGAGAAGGTGCAGGCATTCTTGTTCTTGAGGAACTTGAGCATGCTTTAGCACGTGGAGCGAAAATCTATGCTGAAATTGTTGGCTATGGTGCAACGGGTGATGCCCATCATATTACAGCTCCAGCACCGAATGGGGAAGGCGGAGCTCGTGCCATGAAGCAAGCGATAGATGGAAGTGGTCTTCAAGCCGAGGAGATTGATTATATTAATGCACATGGTACAAGTACTCCATACAACGATAAATTCGAAACTCTAGCCATTAAAGAAGTGTTTGGTGAACATGCCAATAAGCTAGCAATCAGTTCAACAAAATCAATGACAGGTCATTTGTTGGGCGCTGCAGGTGGAGTTGAAGCAATATTTAGTATATTAGCTATCAAAGAAGGAATCATTCCACCAACAATCAATTACAACACACCAGATCCAGAATGTGATTTGGATTATGTACCGAACGAATCGCGCAAACAGGACGTTCAGGTAGCACTTAGTAACTCACTTGGCTTCGGTGGTCATAACGCTACAATTATTTTTAAGAAGTATGAAAACGAATAA
- a CDS encoding beta-ketoacyl-ACP synthase III produces the protein MKAAGILGIAKYTPEKIVTNADLEKIMDTSDEWIRTRTGIEERRIAEDSMDTSHMAFLAAEKAIANANITAEDLDLILVATVTPDQPFPTVACMLQERLGAKKAAAMDISAACAGFMYGMITAKQFIETGAYKHVLVVGVEKLSKVTDWNDRNTAVLFGDGAGAAVIGPVSEGKGILSFELGADGTGGKHLYQDEYIIMNGREVFKFAVRQMGESSINVLEKAGLSKEDVDFLIPHQANIRIMEAARERLNLPVEKMSKTVHKYGNTSAASIPISLVEELEAGKIKDGDLIVMVGFGGGLTWGAIALRWGR, from the coding sequence ATGAAGGCAGCAGGTATTTTAGGGATTGCAAAATACACACCTGAGAAAATTGTTACAAACGCTGATTTAGAAAAAATCATGGATACATCGGATGAATGGATACGTACGAGAACTGGTATTGAAGAGAGAAGAATCGCAGAAGATTCTATGGACACTTCCCATATGGCATTTTTAGCAGCAGAAAAAGCGATCGCTAATGCTAATATTACAGCAGAGGATCTTGATTTAATCTTGGTGGCAACCGTTACACCAGACCAACCATTTCCAACAGTAGCTTGTATGCTTCAAGAAAGGCTTGGTGCGAAAAAGGCGGCAGCAATGGATATAAGCGCTGCTTGTGCTGGCTTTATGTATGGAATGATTACAGCAAAGCAGTTTATTGAAACAGGGGCGTATAAGCATGTATTGGTTGTTGGTGTAGAGAAGCTATCGAAAGTAACTGATTGGAATGACCGTAATACAGCTGTTTTATTTGGAGATGGTGCAGGTGCAGCCGTTATTGGACCAGTAAGTGAAGGGAAAGGAATTCTTTCCTTTGAACTAGGAGCTGATGGTACTGGTGGAAAGCATCTTTATCAAGATGAATACATCATCATGAACGGTAGAGAAGTATTCAAGTTTGCAGTGAGACAAATGGGTGAATCAAGTATCAATGTACTTGAGAAAGCAGGATTATCAAAAGAAGATGTTGACTTCCTCATTCCGCACCAAGCTAATATTCGTATTATGGAAGCGGCTAGAGAACGATTAAATTTACCTGTAGAGAAGATGTCTAAAACTGTACACAAATATGGAAATACGTCTGCAGCTTCAATCCCGATTTCCCTTGTAGAAGAGCTAGAAGCAGGGAAAATAAAGGATGGCGATTTAATTGTGATGGTAGGCTTTGGTGGTGGCTTAACTTGGGGAGCCATTGCCTTACGTTGGGGCCGTTAA
- a CDS encoding ComZ family protein yields MEQHPKSMEFMQIAMKYLPEAKQKFEGSGIDLSMETIQPMLELFTKVMGEAYELGKKDASN; encoded by the coding sequence ATGGAACAGCATCCAAAATCGATGGAATTTATGCAAATAGCTATGAAATATTTACCTGAAGCAAAGCAGAAATTTGAAGGATCAGGAATTGATTTATCAATGGAAACGATCCAGCCGATGCTTGAGCTTTTTACAAAAGTAATGGGTGAAGCATACGAATTAGGGAAAAAAGACGCTTCAAACTAA
- a CDS encoding BMP family ABC transporter substrate-binding protein: protein MYIKLGFVFIILFSLFGCGQPAASGELQSVGLLVPESIDDQVWGTKGYKGLLKIQSELGVDVYYKEGMNEEGKIRAAIEEYQEKGVNLIFGHGSEYAAFFNTLGEEFPEIHFVLFNGKAVGENVTSLNFESHAMGFFGGMVAGEMTSSNKVAVLAAFEWQPEVDGFFEGAYFQNEDVHVDIEYVQDWNDVDTAMILLDEILESGNDIVYVAGDGYNVSVIEKLKAEGLFAIGFVSDQSDLGTGTVLTSTVQHVDRLYENVAKSFNEGTLDSGEIYFDFQDDVISLGKFSPLVEETFRETLQKHIEEYVDSGLLPNQK, encoded by the coding sequence ATGTACATAAAGCTTGGTTTTGTTTTTATTATTCTTTTTTCGCTTTTTGGTTGTGGACAACCTGCAGCATCAGGTGAACTACAAAGTGTAGGCTTACTTGTACCAGAATCTATTGATGATCAGGTTTGGGGAACGAAGGGCTATAAAGGTCTTTTAAAGATTCAATCTGAATTAGGTGTAGATGTATATTATAAAGAAGGAATGAATGAAGAAGGTAAAATACGGGCGGCTATTGAAGAGTATCAGGAAAAAGGTGTAAATCTGATATTTGGTCATGGTAGTGAGTATGCAGCATTCTTTAATACGCTGGGTGAAGAATTTCCCGAGATTCATTTTGTCCTTTTCAATGGAAAAGCTGTAGGTGAGAATGTCACGAGCTTAAACTTCGAGTCGCATGCTATGGGGTTTTTTGGTGGCATGGTTGCTGGTGAGATGACCTCTTCTAATAAGGTTGCTGTGCTAGCTGCGTTTGAATGGCAACCAGAAGTTGATGGTTTCTTTGAAGGAGCCTATTTCCAAAATGAAGACGTTCATGTTGATATTGAATATGTTCAGGATTGGAATGATGTAGACACAGCGATGATCTTACTGGATGAAATCCTAGAATCTGGTAATGATATTGTCTATGTTGCAGGGGACGGATATAATGTTTCTGTTATTGAAAAATTAAAAGCTGAGGGTCTTTTTGCAATTGGGTTCGTTTCAGATCAATCTGATTTAGGCACAGGCACGGTGTTGACGAGTACAGTTCAACATGTTGACCGCTTGTATGAAAATGTGGCAAAATCCTTTAATGAAGGGACTCTAGATAGTGGTGAGATTTATTTTGATTTTCAAGATGATGTCATCTCTTTAGGGAAATTTAGTCCACTTGTTGAAGAGACCTTTCGAGAAACACTACAAAAGCATATAGAAGAGTATGTTGATAGCGGACTTTTACCAAATCAAAAGTAA